In the genome of Rhizobium sp. NZLR1, one region contains:
- a CDS encoding ABC transporter permease has product MNVIVKVAARLGLLGLTLWLVSVIVFMCGQILPGDVGRVMLGPFADADAVAALNHRLGTDQPALLQYIRWLGHALRGDFGLSLSFQSDAGPLIVYSLGHSALLAAIIMALLLPLGIGGGVLCGLRPGSLVDRSILFFGIAIATVPDFVSGLLLMMVFGLWVGWLPLSGSAPEGSNLLQELQYLILPALPLVLNLSCYVARTTRAGFIEASAADYTRTAVLKGLTRRTVITRHILRNALVPTVAVIATQTGYLFGGLVVIETLFGIQGLGNLILSAAKARDFPLLEGGVLAMATIYVLAAALGDLLQTLLDPRQRVRTGR; this is encoded by the coding sequence ATGAATGTCATAGTCAAAGTTGCTGCCCGGCTTGGCCTTCTGGGCCTAACGCTTTGGCTGGTCAGCGTCATTGTCTTTATGTGCGGGCAGATCCTTCCCGGTGATGTGGGAAGGGTCATGCTCGGACCTTTTGCTGACGCTGATGCGGTTGCGGCTTTGAACCACAGACTTGGAACCGATCAACCGGCTCTGCTGCAATACATACGTTGGCTCGGTCACGCTCTCAGAGGTGACTTTGGGCTGTCGCTGTCATTCCAGTCAGACGCAGGCCCACTCATCGTCTACAGCCTTGGCCATTCTGCGTTGCTTGCGGCGATCATCATGGCTTTGCTTCTGCCACTCGGCATAGGCGGTGGGGTTCTCTGCGGTCTGAGACCAGGTTCTTTGGTCGACCGGAGCATCCTTTTCTTTGGCATCGCCATTGCGACCGTGCCGGACTTCGTGTCAGGCCTACTTCTGATGATGGTCTTCGGTCTTTGGGTGGGATGGTTGCCGTTGTCAGGCTCGGCTCCGGAAGGCTCCAATCTTCTACAGGAGCTTCAGTATCTAATTCTGCCAGCCCTGCCCCTGGTTTTAAATCTTTCCTGCTATGTCGCTCGAACGACGCGTGCAGGTTTCATCGAAGCGTCTGCTGCCGACTACACTCGAACAGCTGTCCTTAAGGGCCTCACCAGACGAACGGTCATCACCCGGCATATTTTGCGCAATGCCCTGGTGCCGACCGTTGCCGTAATAGCAACACAGACCGGCTATCTTTTCGGCGGTCTGGTCGTCATCGAAACGCTCTTCGGTATCCAGGGTCTTGGCAATCTCATACTGAGTGCTGCAAAGGCCAGAGACTTTCCTTTGCTCGAAGGTGGTGTCCTGGCGATGGCGACAATTTATGTCTTGGCTGCAGCGTTAGGCGACTTGCTTCAGACGCTGCTGGACCCTCGCCAGAGAGTAAGGACAGGACGATGA
- a CDS encoding PhnD/SsuA/transferrin family substrate-binding protein yields MRLASLAMYISPPPVAEATTMFWSFLRNTLRDEGVEDVPEALDEQVRYDEAWRHPDLLLAQTCGYPYVKHLRGKVRLVATPIYGHPGCDGPDKCSFIIVGRDADARSLEDLRGAKAAINEPDSNSGVNLLRASVAPLSRDGRFFSSVVETGGHRNSIDAVASGIADVAAIDCVTYGNTLRFDPERLSGVRVLAETVKGPGLPFITRASATDAEVGVLCRALERAAAEPALAKARDALSLKGFEVLSDTDYQPLADLERDAHDLNYSVIA; encoded by the coding sequence ATGCGCCTTGCAAGCCTCGCGATGTACATCAGCCCACCCCCAGTTGCCGAAGCCACCACCATGTTCTGGAGCTTCCTTCGGAACACGCTGCGCGACGAGGGGGTCGAAGACGTTCCGGAGGCTTTGGACGAGCAGGTGCGATACGATGAGGCCTGGCGTCATCCCGACTTGTTGCTGGCCCAGACCTGTGGCTATCCCTACGTAAAACATCTGCGCGGCAAGGTCCGGCTGGTGGCAACGCCAATCTATGGCCACCCCGGCTGTGACGGTCCCGACAAATGCAGTTTTATCATCGTTGGCCGGGACGCGGACGCGCGTTCGCTCGAAGACCTGCGCGGCGCCAAGGCGGCGATCAACGAGCCGGACAGCAATTCCGGCGTCAACCTGCTGCGTGCGTCGGTCGCGCCGCTTTCCAGAGACGGCCGGTTCTTCTCCTCGGTCGTCGAAACCGGCGGACATCGCAACAGCATCGACGCCGTTGCGTCCGGCATCGCGGATGTGGCGGCGATCGATTGCGTCACCTACGGAAATACGCTGCGTTTCGACCCGGAACGGCTCTCCGGCGTGCGGGTGCTGGCCGAGACTGTCAAGGGGCCGGGACTGCCGTTCATCACCCGCGCGAGCGCTACGGACGCGGAAGTCGGTGTTCTCTGCCGCGCGCTCGAAAGGGCTGCTGCGGAGCCGGCGCTTGCTAAGGCGCGTGATGCGCTTTCCCTTAAAGGCTTTGAGGTCCTTTCCGATACCGACTATCAGCCTTTGGCCGATCTTGAGCGTGATGCGCATGACCTGAACTATTCCGTTATCGCCTGA
- a CDS encoding ABC transporter permease produces MRAIAANLRLSGWRQMNWASTIGVTILAFWIGCALFGAWLVPFDPMADDILTGLSPPDVVHWFGTDQLGRDVFSRILVGSRDILMVAPVATALGVALGTVVGMLIGYFGGILDMIAGRLLDAFMSLPFVVLVTMAIVALGPANSTVIVVIGLAYTPLVAKTVRAATREQLARDYVQAARLSGQSGFGIVFFEILPNIRDTVLIEFTLRLGFAFFSVATLSFLGLGIQPPSADWGLSIADSYGFLTSGYWWIVAFNSAAIVSLVASVNLISKAFASDV; encoded by the coding sequence ATGAGGGCTATCGCGGCCAATCTACGCCTCAGCGGCTGGAGGCAAATGAACTGGGCATCGACTATCGGCGTCACTATCCTGGCGTTCTGGATCGGCTGCGCTCTCTTCGGCGCCTGGCTTGTGCCGTTTGACCCAATGGCCGATGACATACTCACGGGTCTGTCACCGCCTGACGTTGTGCATTGGTTTGGGACCGATCAGCTGGGCCGCGACGTCTTTTCCCGGATTCTCGTCGGATCGCGTGACATTCTTATGGTCGCCCCCGTAGCGACGGCGCTTGGCGTGGCGCTTGGAACGGTCGTTGGAATGCTGATCGGCTACTTTGGCGGAATTCTCGACATGATCGCCGGCAGGCTTCTCGATGCATTCATGTCACTACCGTTTGTCGTCTTGGTGACGATGGCGATCGTCGCTCTCGGACCAGCGAATTCTACCGTCATCGTTGTGATTGGCCTCGCCTATACCCCGCTTGTCGCGAAAACTGTTAGGGCCGCCACCAGAGAACAACTAGCACGGGACTACGTCCAGGCGGCGCGGCTGTCTGGCCAAAGCGGCTTCGGCATCGTGTTCTTCGAAATTCTTCCGAACATCCGCGACACTGTCTTAATCGAATTTACGTTAAGACTAGGCTTTGCATTCTTTTCGGTGGCCACACTTAGTTTCCTAGGCTTAGGCATACAACCACCGTCTGCCGACTGGGGCTTGTCAATCGCCGACAGCTACGGCTTTCTGACCAGTGGGTATTGGTGGATCGTTGCCTTCAACTCTGCTGCTATTGTATCCTTGGTCGCAAGCGTAAATCTTATCTCCAAGGCCTTTGCCTCGGATGTCTGA